From the Bacteroidia bacterium genome, one window contains:
- a CDS encoding GIY-YIG nuclease family protein, which translates to MNKPTIEDILAPKPKAKPRIYAYSIADAAHEGLLKVGQTTRDVKQRVKEQLKTAAIKNYRIEVDEPAERDDGTIFSDHEVRAALMDKGFDHAELEWMRCTVEDVRTVLTELRTGKRFSGTHHQTFVMRREQVEAVNKTHAYFHSIWSEDMHAVPRFLWNAKMRFGKTFTTYQLAKKLGARRVLVVTFKPAVEDAWQTDLETHVDFDGWQYLSRNSASDPTKISARKPLVYFGSFQDLLGRDAAGNIKARHEWLRTVRWDLVVFDEYHFGAWRETARELFEGEEEAVAKKETKLEYASELDNVNVDLGVLSEKETDFLPITTKAYLYLSGTPFRALATGEFIEEQIFNWTYTDEQRAKEEFTAKHPGDWNPYAALPQMRLLTYQMPDELLAIASAGEFDEFDLNAFFEASGTGAQARFKHKRDVQKWLDIIRGGYTPTTVDFLKTGSRPPFPYSDVRLLPYLQHAFWFLPNVAACHAMYNLLQEKHNTFWRGYNVVVAAGAAAGIGLDALPPVRKAIGSGFDTSTITLSCGKLTTGVTVPQWSSILMLRNLTSPETYFQAAFRVQSPWSIKNPDGDNPNEEEVLKPGCFVFDFAPTRALRQLSEYGIGLAPHEPNPENAVRDLVSFLPVLAYDGANMTQIDAGGILDIAMAGTSATLLARKWESALLVNVDNDTLRRVLEHPEAMAAIGRIEGWRSLGDNIIETIINKSDKVKELKNKAKKRALTAKQQKELTDEEKEYKTKRKLVQEKLIKFATRIPAFMYLTDFRENTLQDVITKIEPELFLTVTGLTVQDFHLLVQLRVFNTEQMNQAVFAFRRYEDASLRYTGIESHPGLTHYGLYDTVVARE; encoded by the coding sequence ATGAATAAACCCACCATCGAGGATATACTCGCTCCCAAACCGAAAGCCAAGCCGCGCATCTACGCGTATTCCATCGCTGATGCGGCGCACGAGGGTCTCCTTAAGGTGGGGCAGACTACGCGCGACGTGAAGCAGCGCGTCAAGGAGCAGCTCAAGACGGCCGCGATCAAGAACTACCGGATCGAGGTCGACGAGCCGGCGGAGCGCGACGATGGCACGATATTCAGCGATCACGAGGTGCGTGCGGCTCTGATGGATAAGGGCTTCGACCACGCGGAACTGGAGTGGATGCGCTGCACGGTCGAGGATGTTCGCACCGTGCTCACCGAATTGCGCACGGGCAAGCGCTTTAGCGGTACGCATCATCAGACCTTCGTAATGCGTCGCGAGCAGGTCGAGGCGGTGAACAAGACGCACGCGTATTTTCACTCCATCTGGAGCGAGGATATGCACGCCGTGCCGCGCTTTCTCTGGAATGCGAAAATGCGCTTCGGCAAAACCTTCACCACGTATCAACTCGCAAAAAAGCTCGGCGCCCGGCGCGTGCTGGTGGTCACCTTCAAACCCGCCGTGGAAGACGCGTGGCAGACCGACCTCGAAACCCATGTCGATTTCGATGGCTGGCAGTATCTCTCACGCAACTCCGCGAGCGATCCGACAAAAATTTCCGCCCGTAAACCGCTGGTGTATTTCGGCTCCTTCCAGGACTTGCTCGGCCGCGACGCGGCGGGGAATATCAAAGCCCGGCACGAGTGGCTCCGTACGGTGCGATGGGATCTCGTGGTTTTCGACGAGTATCATTTCGGTGCCTGGCGCGAGACGGCAAGGGAACTGTTCGAGGGCGAAGAGGAAGCAGTCGCGAAAAAGGAAACGAAGCTGGAATACGCTTCCGAACTCGACAACGTGAACGTGGATCTCGGCGTCCTCTCGGAAAAGGAGACCGACTTTCTCCCTATTACCACGAAGGCCTACTTGTATCTTTCCGGTACGCCGTTCCGTGCGCTGGCCACGGGCGAGTTCATCGAAGAACAGATATTCAACTGGACGTACACCGACGAGCAACGCGCGAAAGAGGAGTTCACGGCGAAGCATCCGGGCGACTGGAATCCTTACGCGGCACTGCCGCAAATGCGCCTGCTGACCTATCAGATGCCGGATGAACTGCTGGCCATCGCATCGGCAGGAGAATTCGACGAATTCGACCTCAATGCGTTTTTCGAAGCCTCGGGTACGGGAGCGCAGGCACGCTTCAAGCACAAACGCGACGTGCAGAAATGGCTGGACATCATTCGCGGCGGCTATACACCCACAACCGTCGATTTCCTGAAAACCGGCTCGCGGCCGCCCTTCCCCTACTCCGATGTTCGCCTGTTGCCCTATTTGCAGCATGCATTCTGGTTCCTGCCCAACGTCGCCGCCTGCCATGCGATGTACAATTTGCTACAGGAAAAGCATAATACTTTCTGGCGCGGCTACAATGTTGTCGTCGCGGCCGGGGCCGCCGCCGGGATCGGGCTCGACGCGTTGCCACCCGTGCGTAAAGCCATCGGTAGCGGCTTTGATACCAGCACCATCACGCTCTCCTGCGGTAAGCTTACCACAGGCGTCACCGTGCCGCAATGGTCGTCCATACTCATGCTGCGTAATCTCACATCACCCGAAACCTATTTTCAGGCCGCGTTCCGCGTGCAATCGCCATGGTCCATCAAGAATCCCGACGGCGATAATCCGAATGAAGAAGAGGTCCTGAAGCCGGGCTGCTTCGTCTTCGATTTTGCCCCCACGCGCGCGCTGCGTCAGTTATCGGAGTACGGCATCGGACTCGCTCCCCACGAACCAAACCCGGAAAACGCCGTCAGAGACCTTGTATCCTTCCTCCCCGTACTGGCCTACGACGGCGCGAACATGACGCAAATCGACGCGGGCGGCATTCTCGACATCGCGATGGCCGGCACCTCGGCGACGTTGCTCGCCCGCAAGTGGGAAAGCGCCCTGCTCGTGAACGTGGACAACGACACCCTGCGCAGAGTGCTCGAACATCCGGAGGCCATGGCCGCGATCGGGCGCATAGAGGGTTGGCGTTCCTTGGGCGACAACATCATCGAGACCATCATCAACAAGAGCGACAAAGTCAAGGAACTGAAAAACAAAGCCAAGAAACGGGCACTCACGGCGAAACAGCAGAAAGAGCTGACGGATGAGGAAAAAGAATACAAGACCAAGCGCAAGCTCGTACAGGAAAAGCTGATCAAATTCGCAACGCGGATACCCGCGTTCATGTACCTGACCGACTTCCGCGAAAACACCCTGCAGGACGTGATCACCAAGATCGAACCCGAACTATTTCTGACTGTTACAGGACTCACGGTGCAGGATTTTCATTTGCTCGTACAGTTGCGCGTATTCAACACCGAGCAAATGAATCAGGCCGTGTTCGCCTTCCGTCGCTACGAAGACGCTTCCCTGCGTTACACCGGCATCGAAAGCCATCCGGGCCTGACCCATTACGGACTGTACGACACCGTGGTTGCGAGGGAGTGA
- a CDS encoding DUF4041 domain-containing protein, producing the protein MTDGNPIFNPPPGWPKPPDGWVPPKGWSPDPAWPDPPEGWQLWLTTTVNSEADSQHDNRNPAEVGPSSSENPEIDIDERIARLEEENRGLRAQLEASATTIGTVVLNDEQILQEAGIYRYHHPLENATAYTARLDALAIRVADLVRSGGAIVMSNTFTFDNSLAKGQKMSSDLAKLMLRAYNAEVDNSVRALRSGNVVTAKKRVDSSRDAIKKLGSMMQMHISDAFHALRIEEIELTSDYLMKKQEEREAAIEERARLREERKVAAELEEEREKLNKERSHLLNALAALRASGTSDADLERKLEEVDEAILQNDFRAANIRAGYVYVISNRGAFGHDVVKIGLTRRLEPLDRVNELGGASVPFRFDVHCLFFSEDAVTLESELHRHFADRRLNYANDRKEFFFASPAEVRDVLVSKLGNLLEFTENPESTEYLQSVGYWPDIHKVAG; encoded by the coding sequence ACCTGATGGTTGGGTGCCGCCAAAGGGATGGAGCCCCGATCCTGCGTGGCCTGATCCACCTGAGGGATGGCAATTATGGCTGACCACAACCGTAAATTCCGAAGCTGATAGCCAGCATGATAACAGAAATCCTGCCGAAGTAGGACCGTCGTCGTCCGAAAATCCAGAAATCGACATTGACGAAAGGATCGCGCGACTAGAGGAGGAAAATCGCGGACTGCGAGCCCAGCTTGAGGCTTCAGCGACAACAATCGGCACTGTGGTATTGAATGACGAACAGATTCTGCAGGAAGCTGGAATCTACCGCTACCACCATCCTCTTGAAAACGCGACAGCCTATACCGCCCGCCTCGACGCTTTGGCCATTCGTGTCGCAGACCTTGTCCGTTCTGGTGGAGCGATAGTAATGTCAAACACATTCACGTTCGATAATTCGCTGGCAAAAGGTCAAAAGATGTCCAGCGATCTCGCGAAGCTGATGCTTCGTGCATACAATGCCGAGGTCGACAATAGTGTGCGTGCATTACGCTCCGGGAACGTAGTCACAGCCAAAAAGCGGGTAGATTCTTCGCGAGATGCGATCAAGAAGCTTGGCAGCATGATGCAGATGCATATTAGCGATGCGTTTCACGCTTTACGTATTGAAGAAATCGAGTTGACTTCTGACTATCTGATGAAGAAGCAGGAAGAACGTGAGGCTGCAATAGAAGAGCGCGCGCGTTTGCGTGAGGAGCGCAAGGTTGCTGCCGAATTAGAAGAGGAACGAGAAAAGCTCAACAAGGAGCGCAGTCACCTGTTGAACGCTCTCGCAGCTCTTCGGGCTAGTGGTACATCAGACGCGGACCTGGAACGGAAGCTCGAAGAAGTTGATGAGGCAATTCTCCAGAATGATTTCCGCGCTGCCAACATTAGAGCAGGATATGTCTATGTGATTTCGAATCGCGGTGCTTTCGGTCACGATGTGGTGAAGATCGGTCTTACTCGCAGGCTCGAGCCACTCGACCGAGTGAATGAACTTGGTGGGGCATCTGTTCCTTTTCGTTTCGATGTGCACTGCCTCTTCTTCTCCGAAGATGCCGTCACCCTCGAATCCGAACTGCACCGTCACTTTGCTGATAGGCGACTTAACTATGCGAACGACCGTAAGGAATTCTTCTTCGCCAGTCCTGCCGAAGTTCGCGACGTACTCGTCTCCAAGCTAGGCAATCTCCTCGAGTTTACGGAGAATCCCGAATCCACGGAGTATCTGCAAAGCGTAGGCTATTGGCCAGACATACATAAAGTGGCAGGTTGA
- a CDS encoding C40 family peptidase gives MLYRLRLLFLPLGFSLLLLACSGGGEVTRELPTSGSGVKISKARQLLLDEARRWLGVPYSYGGTTKSGVDCSGLVFNVYGKFGVELPRTSRDMFGEGRAVNRGSMLPGDLVFFTNAAGKGITHVGIFVGGEDFIHSSTQRGVITSSLQDVYYRKYYVGARKIIK, from the coding sequence ATGCTGTATCGGTTGCGACTGCTTTTCTTGCCTCTGGGATTCTCTTTGCTGCTGCTGGCATGCAGCGGCGGCGGAGAGGTAACGCGCGAGCTTCCGACGAGCGGCAGCGGGGTCAAGATCAGCAAGGCGCGTCAGTTATTGCTGGACGAGGCGCGGCGCTGGCTGGGTGTGCCCTACTCCTATGGCGGGACGACTAAGAGCGGTGTGGACTGTTCGGGACTGGTGTTCAATGTGTACGGCAAGTTCGGGGTGGAGTTGCCGCGCACGTCGAGGGATATGTTCGGCGAAGGCCGTGCGGTGAATCGCGGCAGCATGCTGCCGGGCGACCTGGTGTTTTTCACCAACGCCGCAGGGAAAGGCATTACACATGTCGGGATTTTCGTGGGCGGCGAGGATTTCATACACTCCTCCACCCAACGCGGCGTCATCACCTCATCGCTGCAGGACGTGTACTACCGCAAGTACTACGTCGGGGCAAGGAAGATCATCAAATAG
- the lipA gene encoding lipoyl synthase, whose product METIEIQQADGTKERVRRPDWLKVKVPLGTKFSEIRHLVDAQRLNTVCEDARCPNMAECWNRGTATFMILGDVCTRSCGFCSVKTGRPYDLDLDEPRRVAVAVAEMKLRHAVITSVNRDELPDGGAGIFAATIRAIRNRVPGCNIEVLTPDFQGKAAAIQTVIDARPDVFNHNTETVPRLYRRVRPQAKYQRSLELLRMCKEQGLRTKTGIMLGLGETDDEILQVMKDLRTVRVDIMTLGQYLQPTKEHLPVERYVTPAEFARWKSTGLELGFAHVESGPLVRSSYHADEQTNDDCLPAEASQDNGTIVGT is encoded by the coding sequence ATGGAAACAATAGAGATACAGCAAGCAGACGGTACAAAAGAACGCGTCCGGCGTCCGGACTGGCTGAAAGTGAAAGTGCCTCTGGGCACGAAATTTTCGGAGATCCGCCATCTCGTGGATGCACAGCGGCTCAACACGGTTTGCGAAGACGCGCGCTGCCCGAACATGGCCGAGTGCTGGAATCGCGGCACGGCTACGTTCATGATTCTGGGCGACGTCTGCACGCGCTCCTGCGGCTTCTGTTCGGTGAAAACCGGGCGTCCCTACGACCTCGACCTCGATGAGCCCCGCCGCGTGGCCGTAGCGGTGGCCGAGATGAAGCTTCGCCATGCAGTGATCACGTCCGTGAATCGCGACGAGTTGCCTGACGGCGGCGCCGGCATTTTCGCAGCCACCATTCGCGCTATTCGCAATCGCGTACCGGGCTGCAACATCGAAGTGCTGACGCCCGATTTCCAGGGCAAGGCTGCGGCGATACAGACGGTGATTGACGCGCGGCCCGACGTGTTCAATCACAACACCGAAACCGTACCGCGTCTGTACCGCCGTGTGCGTCCCCAAGCCAAATACCAGCGCTCGCTGGAGCTGTTGCGCATGTGCAAGGAGCAGGGACTGCGCACGAAAACCGGCATCATGCTGGGTCTCGGCGAGACCGACGATGAGATTCTGCAGGTCATGAAGGATCTCCGCACCGTACGCGTGGACATCATGACGCTCGGGCAATATTTGCAGCCGACGAAGGAACATCTGCCTGTAGAGCGCTATGTCACGCCGGCAGAGTTCGCCCGCTGGAAAAGCACAGGCCTGGAACTCGGCTTCGCGCATGTCGAGTCGGGTCCCCTGGTGCGGTCGAGTTACCATGCGGATGAACAAACCAATGACGATTGCCTGCCCGCCGAAGCATCACAGGATAATGGCACAATCGTCGGTACATGA
- a CDS encoding Eco57I restriction-modification methylase domain-containing protein, with protein MSKQAAFALRGRNPDVLTCIANLSNDEVFTPPEFANRMLDTLANAWAAANNGADIWADPSVRFLDPCTKSGVFLREITSRLNKGLAAAMPKLERRVDHILTKQVFGIGITHLTSLLARRSVYCSKHAKGEHSIAISFTSDAGNIWFERTEHTWVADKCTFCSASRKTLDRGEDLESHAYAFIHSNDIKSRISGMFGDDMQFDVIIGNPPYQLDDGGYGQSAAPIYQLFVEKALDLDPRYAVFVTPSRWMAGGKGLDKYRARMLSDRRMRNIVDFPKLYEGFPGVKIRGGISYFLWDREHNGPCEVQTIWDGKPTGPAVPRFLDAHDILVRRNEAVPILEKVKMKGEQTLDDRVSSRKPFGLATNFKGKQTKAGLKQPVQLYENQRISWVERKAILINPEWIDQWKVLMTAVQGTSAAVETKFLSRPIIAGPETACTETYLVAGIFDTETEAKLYALYLRTRFVRFLVSLRKSTQHATRDVYAFVPDLPLNQEWTDAKLYKRYRLSKDEIAFIESQVAEHDPELFDEIESDEGSDE; from the coding sequence ATGAGCAAGCAAGCCGCCTTCGCGCTGCGCGGTCGCAATCCGGATGTGCTGACCTGCATCGCCAACCTCTCCAACGACGAGGTCTTTACACCGCCGGAGTTCGCGAATCGCATGCTGGATACGCTCGCCAATGCGTGGGCGGCGGCCAACAATGGCGCGGACATCTGGGCGGATCCTTCCGTGCGCTTCCTGGACCCCTGCACGAAATCGGGCGTGTTTCTGCGCGAGATCACCAGCCGCCTCAACAAGGGCCTGGCCGCGGCGATGCCCAAGCTCGAGCGGCGGGTGGATCATATTCTGACGAAACAGGTGTTCGGTATCGGCATCACGCATCTCACCAGCCTGCTCGCGCGGCGCAGCGTGTATTGCTCGAAGCATGCGAAGGGTGAGCACTCCATAGCCATATCCTTCACGAGCGATGCCGGCAATATCTGGTTCGAGCGTACCGAGCATACGTGGGTAGCCGACAAATGCACCTTTTGCAGCGCAAGCCGGAAGACGCTGGACCGGGGCGAGGATCTCGAATCCCACGCCTACGCGTTTATTCACAGCAACGACATCAAGTCTCGGATATCCGGGATGTTTGGAGACGATATGCAATTCGATGTGATCATTGGAAATCCGCCGTATCAGTTGGATGATGGTGGCTATGGGCAGAGCGCGGCGCCGATTTATCAGCTTTTCGTGGAAAAAGCTCTGGATCTCGATCCCCGGTATGCCGTTTTTGTCACGCCTTCGCGATGGATGGCCGGAGGGAAAGGCCTCGACAAATACCGGGCACGTATGCTTTCCGACAGACGCATGCGTAACATTGTGGACTTTCCAAAGCTCTATGAAGGCTTTCCCGGCGTGAAGATTCGAGGCGGTATCTCCTACTTTCTTTGGGATCGAGAGCATAACGGACCATGTGAAGTGCAGACGATTTGGGACGGCAAGCCAACAGGACCAGCGGTGCCCCGTTTCCTCGATGCGCACGATATTCTTGTTCGACGCAACGAGGCAGTGCCGATTTTGGAAAAGGTCAAGATGAAGGGTGAGCAGACACTGGATGATCGGGTTTCCAGCAGAAAACCCTTCGGTCTTGCGACAAATTTCAAAGGTAAGCAAACTAAGGCAGGATTGAAGCAACCCGTACAACTCTATGAGAACCAGCGTATCAGCTGGGTTGAGCGTAAAGCCATCCTCATTAATCCCGAATGGATCGACCAGTGGAAAGTGCTGATGACGGCTGTTCAAGGTACCAGCGCCGCGGTTGAAACAAAGTTTCTCAGCAGACCGATCATAGCGGGACCGGAAACCGCATGTACCGAAACCTACCTCGTTGCCGGCATCTTCGATACAGAGACGGAGGCAAAGCTGTACGCGCTCTATCTGCGTACTCGCTTCGTACGCTTCCTGGTGTCCCTTCGAAAATCCACGCAGCACGCCACGCGCGACGTCTATGCTTTCGTACCGGATTTACCCTTGAATCAGGAATGGACCGACGCGAAGCTCTACAAACGGTATAGGCTTTCAAAGGATGAAATTGCCTTTATTGAGTCGCAGGTCGCCGAACATGATCCCGAGCTTTTTGATGAGATCGAATCGGACGAAGGCAGCGATGAATAA
- the glnA gene encoding type I glutamate--ammonia ligase, producing MAADLERVKQMIREHSIEFIDLKTIDLVGRLHHITLPVRDNTLDLLCEQGVGFDGSSFGFAKVESSDMVQKPDLSTVQIDLFRDRPTLTCFTNVFLTDAERSRFPEDVRWVARQAEALLQSLDIADLTHWGPELEYYIFSSVEFDTRTSSSFYKVNHDEEFFQNAYHACNPFDLYDDYRDESCRLLEQAGIPVKYHHHEVGERGQQEIEFLFEPLLKSADNITLAKYILFSQAAEQGLEVTFMPKPMYQQAGSGLHVHQFLTKNGENIFYKQGEYANFNETGLYYIGGLLKHADALAAFTNPSTNSYKRLVPGFEAPVALTFSQANRSSCVRIPRYVYDPRETRLEYRPPDATANPYLMLAAMLMAGIDGIVNKIDPRAEGFGPIDGNVFEKDGLNYLPRSLAEALDALEKDCDFLLRGGVFPESLIRQWIKTKREEVHAIATMPHPFEYKMYFHR from the coding sequence ATGGCCGCCGACCTCGAACGCGTCAAGCAGATGATCAGGGAACACAGCATCGAATTCATCGACCTCAAAACGATTGATCTCGTCGGACGACTGCATCACATCACGCTGCCCGTCCGCGACAACACCCTCGATTTGCTCTGCGAGCAGGGCGTGGGTTTCGACGGTTCGAGCTTCGGCTTCGCCAAAGTCGAGAGCAGCGATATGGTGCAGAAGCCCGATCTCTCCACCGTGCAAATCGATCTCTTCCGCGACCGCCCCACGCTCACCTGTTTCACGAACGTCTTCCTCACCGACGCGGAGCGCTCGCGCTTTCCCGAGGACGTGCGCTGGGTCGCCCGTCAGGCCGAAGCACTGCTGCAATCCCTCGACATCGCCGATCTGACGCATTGGGGACCCGAACTCGAGTACTACATTTTTTCCAGCGTGGAATTCGACACCCGTACGTCTTCGTCCTTTTACAAAGTGAATCACGACGAGGAATTTTTCCAGAACGCCTATCACGCCTGCAATCCTTTCGACCTTTACGACGACTACCGCGACGAGTCCTGCCGCCTGCTCGAACAGGCCGGCATTCCCGTCAAATACCATCACCACGAAGTGGGTGAGCGCGGACAGCAGGAAATCGAATTCCTCTTCGAACCGCTGCTCAAATCCGCCGACAACATCACCCTCGCCAAGTACATACTCTTCAGTCAGGCGGCCGAGCAGGGACTCGAGGTCACCTTCATGCCCAAGCCCATGTATCAGCAGGCGGGCAGCGGCTTGCACGTGCATCAGTTCCTGACGAAAAACGGCGAAAATATCTTCTACAAGCAGGGTGAATACGCGAATTTCAACGAGACCGGTCTGTACTATATCGGCGGACTGCTCAAGCACGCGGACGCCCTGGCCGCCTTTACGAATCCTTCCACGAACTCATACAAACGGCTCGTCCCCGGTTTCGAGGCTCCGGTAGCGCTCACCTTCAGCCAGGCCAACAGGTCAAGCTGCGTGCGCATCCCGCGCTATGTGTACGATCCCAGGGAAACCCGACTCGAGTACCGTCCGCCCGACGCCACGGCCAATCCTTATCTCATGCTCGCGGCCATGCTCATGGCGGGCATAGACGGCATCGTCAACAAAATCGATCCCCGCGCCGAAGGTTTTGGTCCCATTGACGGCAACGTCTTCGAGAAGGACGGCCTGAACTACCTCCCGCGCAGTCTTGCCGAGGCCCTCGACGCCCTCGAAAAGGACTGCGACTTCCTCCTTCGCGGCGGCGTCTTCCCCGAATCCCTCATCCGCCAATGGATCAAGACCAAGCGCGAAGAGGTCCACGCCATCGCCACCATGCCGCATCCGTTCGAGTACAAGATGTATTTTCATCGGTGA
- a CDS encoding SAM-dependent methyltransferase gives MNSVKSKQRVADHGEVFTPAWMVEAMLDLVKDETERIDSRFLEPACGSGNFLVQILRRKLAAVELRYGKSDFEKRQYALLALMCIYGIELLEDNIAECRENMLEILAEYLNLDEADDVYRAASFVLSQNLVHGDALKMCMHDGAPIAFAEWGYLGKGKFQRRDFRFSTLTQSAAFSAEDSLFAHLDKSEIFAPIRSYPPMTVSDLAAALGDSPKEAV, from the coding sequence ATGAACTCCGTCAAGTCAAAACAGCGTGTGGCCGATCATGGCGAGGTGTTTACGCCGGCGTGGATGGTGGAGGCGATGCTGGATCTGGTGAAGGATGAGACGGAACGCATCGATTCGCGCTTTCTGGAGCCGGCGTGCGGGAGCGGAAACTTTTTGGTGCAAATTTTGCGACGCAAGCTGGCGGCGGTGGAACTGCGCTACGGAAAGTCGGACTTCGAGAAGCGGCAGTACGCACTGCTTGCGTTGATGTGCATCTACGGCATCGAGCTGCTGGAGGACAATATCGCGGAGTGCAGGGAAAATATGCTGGAAATCCTTGCGGAGTACCTGAATCTGGATGAAGCGGACGATGTCTATCGCGCCGCCTCTTTCGTGCTGTCGCAAAACCTCGTGCATGGCGATGCGCTGAAGATGTGCATGCACGACGGCGCGCCCATCGCATTTGCCGAGTGGGGCTATCTGGGCAAAGGAAAGTTCCAGCGACGGGACTTCCGCTTCTCGACGCTCACGCAATCGGCGGCGTTCAGCGCGGAGGATTCGCTCTTCGCGCATCTGGACAAGAGCGAGATTTTTGCACCGATACGAAGTTACCCGCCGATGACGGTGAGCGATCTGGCCGCGGCGCTCGGTGACTCTCCGAAGGAGGCCGTATGA
- a CDS encoding PDDEXK nuclease domain-containing protein, whose protein sequence is MSKRSDVFDRIVTILELARSGISRTVNTTQVVSNWLVGRELVEEEQRGRKKAGYGDALLRSIAERLQAAFGGGYSHTNLKLFRQFYQTYPNLLDGPIGHTLRDQFDAGASHSVIGAATLPREASGIGHTACDQSWMPGLLHQNLAWSVYRHLIKIDSQHARAFYEIEAINNSWTAREVERQINSLLFERLAKSKDKAGLMKLATKGQEIATAADVFKEPVVIEFLGLPESHRLVESDLEQALINNLQDFLLELGKGFAFVSRQERITLDGDHFYIDLVFYHTILKCFVLIDLKVGKLTHGDLGQMQLYVNYFNHERRTEGDNTTLGLILCTDKNEAVVKYLLGPGQPQKIFTSRYKLHLPTEAELTAELQRELKELL, encoded by the coding sequence ATGAGCAAACGTTCTGATGTTTTCGACCGGATCGTCACCATCCTGGAACTCGCTCGTTCAGGAATTTCGCGAACCGTCAATACGACGCAGGTTGTTAGCAATTGGCTCGTGGGTCGGGAGCTTGTGGAGGAGGAACAACGCGGAAGGAAAAAGGCCGGTTATGGAGATGCCTTGCTCCGCTCCATTGCCGAACGGCTTCAGGCAGCGTTTGGAGGTGGCTACAGTCACACCAACCTCAAATTGTTCAGGCAGTTTTACCAAACCTATCCCAATCTGCTGGATGGCCCAATTGGTCACACACTGCGGGACCAATTTGATGCCGGAGCATCACATTCCGTCATTGGTGCCGCTACGCTTCCGCGGGAGGCTTCTGGAATTGGTCACACAGCGTGTGACCAATCGTGGATGCCGGGATTGCTTCACCAGAATCTTGCCTGGTCAGTTTACCGGCACCTTATCAAGATAGATTCCCAACACGCCCGCGCCTTTTACGAAATTGAGGCAATCAATAATTCCTGGACCGCCCGGGAGGTGGAACGCCAGATAAACAGTCTGCTTTTTGAGCGACTCGCGAAAAGCAAAGACAAGGCCGGTCTCATGAAACTCGCCACGAAGGGTCAGGAAATCGCCACCGCAGCCGACGTTTTCAAAGAACCGGTTGTTATCGAGTTCCTTGGGTTGCCGGAATCGCATCGGCTTGTGGAATCGGACCTGGAGCAAGCACTCATCAACAACCTGCAAGACTTCCTGCTGGAACTCGGCAAAGGCTTCGCATTCGTGTCACGACAGGAACGAATCACGTTGGATGGAGATCATTTCTACATCGACCTCGTTTTTTACCACACCATTCTGAAGTGCTTCGTTTTGATTGATCTCAAGGTGGGCAAGCTCACCCACGGTGATCTTGGTCAAATGCAGCTCTACGTTAATTATTTCAATCACGAACGCCGCACGGAAGGTGACAACACGACACTCGGGCTCATCCTTTGCACAGATAAAAACGAGGCTGTCGTGAAATATCTCCTCGGCCCGGGCCAACCGCAAAAGATCTTCACCAGTCGTTACAAGCTCCACCTCCCCACCGAGGCCGAACTGACTGCGGAACTACAACGCGAACTTAAAGAACTCCTCTAA
- a CDS encoding phage Gp37/Gp68 family protein: protein MPTKSSIEWTESTWNPVTGCSKISTGCKHCYAERMAKRLHAMGQANYRNGFEVTLHRHALELPLRLRKPQVIFVNSMSDLFHEDVPPDFILDVFDVMARASQHTFQVLTKRADRLRDICDVLPWPENVWMGVSVETALYKNRIDALRNVPAAVRFISLEPLLGDLGSLDLHRIDWVIVGGESGPGARPMNEEWVLNIKAQCEAQQVPFFFKQWGGVRKKLRGRMLQGRTWDEMPAQPFRVAV from the coding sequence ATGCCCACAAAATCCTCCATAGAATGGACCGAGTCCACCTGGAATCCGGTGACAGGCTGCAGCAAGATCAGTACGGGCTGCAAGCATTGCTACGCCGAGCGTATGGCGAAACGGCTTCATGCGATGGGGCAGGCGAATTACAGGAACGGCTTCGAGGTAACGCTGCATCGCCATGCTCTGGAATTGCCGCTGCGCCTGCGCAAGCCGCAGGTCATTTTCGTCAACTCCATGAGCGACTTGTTTCATGAGGATGTTCCGCCGGACTTCATTCTGGACGTGTTCGACGTCATGGCCAGAGCTTCGCAGCATACGTTTCAGGTATTGACGAAGCGTGCGGATCGTTTACGCGACATCTGTGATGTTCTGCCATGGCCCGAGAATGTCTGGATGGGGGTTTCGGTGGAGACGGCGCTCTACAAAAATCGTATCGATGCGCTGCGCAATGTCCCGGCGGCAGTTCGTTTTATCTCGCTGGAGCCACTGTTGGGTGATCTCGGCTCGCTCGATTTGCATCGAATCGATTGGGTTATCGTCGGTGGAGAGTCCGGCCCCGGCGCACGACCGATGAATGAAGAATGGGTACTGAACATCAAGGCGCAATGCGAAGCGCAGCAGGTGCCATTCTTCTTCAAGCAATGGGGCGGCGTGCGCAAGAAGCTACGCGGGCGGATGCTGCAGGGCCGGACCTGGGATGAAATGCCGGCACAACCTTTCAGAGTTGCAGTGTAG